The Sceloporus undulatus isolate JIND9_A2432 ecotype Alabama chromosome 7, SceUnd_v1.1, whole genome shotgun sequence genome segment CACTCCCCCTTCTTATTTTCAATTGGTCCCCAAAGCTGTTCAGGGACGTGGCTTTGAGGAGCTATTTTCCCTGCTAATCCACCTCCCAGAGCCGGATAAGCTGTCAGCTCATCCCTTTAGCtctatgtgtgtggtgtgtgtttgcgATGACGACAATTAAGAAGGGAAGGTTTGCATCCTCTGGGGAAGGATTGCGTCGAGTGTGTGTCTGGGCAGACTTGTGGCTCACACTGGCCTTGCTGCGGACATAGAAGGGCTGTTTTTACCAGTTATGTATGTACGTGGGGGTTGGATTTTTATATATGCTtataaagaagggaagggaggtaagaaagaaaaagtggagaAAGGTGAGGAGTGTGGAGAAAATAAAcacaggcttgttgttgttgttggttttatgAAACTTTATTGTGAAACAAACATCCAATTACTACTTATGCATATGCAAACATTAATGAACACATATTAACAAGTACATAATAAACACACTAATAATATACACAATAAAAGACTTCCAACTTTCTTCTGCCGCAGTTAACTGAACCTTCCACATTTCCTCTTATTGTATAAGGCTAAACAACTAAATAAAATCTACCTTAACTAATGTAATCCACTAACTGTGATCTTAGCTTACAACTAACAAACAGTTGTTACCTTTCTGTATTTTAACATCAACTATTGAGACCTATTATCATGGTACAGTATTATCTAGTAATAGGCTTGTTGTTATTATACGCCTCAAGTTAAAGGATAGAGGACTCCCTCCAACCTTTCCTTTgccaccactgccttcctctgaggctgagagagggtgaccaACCCAAGTCTACCctgtgcgtttccatggctgagggaggattcgaaccctggtttcccagagcccTAGCTAATACAGGCCTCAAGCTGCAAATCAGGCCTCACATGCCAAACTTCTTTATGTGCCTGCTAGTCGACTCTTAGGAGATATTCTCCTAGAGTCTCTTTGGCTGGATTTCTTTGGAGGAGGTTAGccgctattgccttcctctgaagctgagagaaggtgacttgtcCTCAGTCAGCCAGCAgaaaagtcactttctctcagcctcagagggaaggtaCTGCACACAGTTGTACTGTTCTGTACTGTTTCCTTCAATTGCCTGCTTATCATCCATTTCTGAACATAACTGAatgtcttttcctctccttttcccctccGCAGGTCAGACAGCTCTTTTAACTTCATGGTCTTTTTCTTCGTCTTCTCTGCTCAGTTTGTTCTGGCTGTCATCCAAGCGATTGGCATCAGCGGCTGGGGAGCATGGTAAGTAGAAGAGGCTCTTCACGCCCTCTAAACCAtcctaggatttttaaaaaaatatttgaatggaaGTGCTTACAACAAATAAAGATTAAgggtacaggcatacctcagttaacaaagttaatgtgttcctgggcatgacCTCCTTAACTGAAAATTAGATTCTGGCGGCAGAAGCAGCATGGACAGAATAGGGATAcattaatgttgttgtgtgctttcaagtcagctcCAATTAATGGggacctaaagcaaacctattgcaggtttttcttggcaagatttgttctgaggggctttgcttttgccttcatctgattctgagagagtgggacttgcccaacatcatccagtaggtttctatggctgatcagggactcaaaccctgttcGTAGCCAAGCGCTCTTAGGGATAGGTTCCTCCACCACAAAGAAAGAAGATcacttcaacatgtttcagcaaacttttaatgCAAAGatttaacaatatgcacatgcaaaatgaaacagcCAAGTAAAGTAAGCCTTGTGTAagtcaacaaaaacattttgacccTTCTAGAGACCTCTTGAAGGCTTCTCCCAAAATGCATCCTTCCACCAGTCTCTACatttcttttgatttccattttggtggccaacaGATAcatctttgggtttttttaaaaagcatactggGGGTAACTGGTGAAGTAGGCTTGTCTGCTTTCCTCCcttatctctgttttgctgttcagatATGCTCTGTAAGGGATTTGAAGGCAGTTCAAactttatattgtattatttgcaCAGGGCTGTAACCCAACACCAGACGTTTATCTTTTTTCAGCCCTACTTCCCCATCTGCTCAAGGCTCGTGCTGTTAAAAACACTGTTCAGGTAaagagaggatgaggaagaaaagggtTATGGGAGCATATGTCTTTGTACAAATGAGGTTTACTATTGAAAGCTTTGTTAAGTGAGATGTGCCTGTATcaacaaccacaaaaaaaaaGTATGCGGTTGCAGAATgacaaagttggaagggacctcaaaggcCACCTATTCTGACTCTTAATCTCCCTCTTTATTCTCTTTCTCAGTGGGTGGCTGGCTGCCGTGACATTCTTCAGCACCAACGTTGGGGCTGCCGTGATCATGCTGTTCCCTGCCATCATGTTCACCATGTCAGCTCTGGCGATGTTCGTTTGTCTCCTCCGAGTAAGGAGTGCTTCTCTCTGGGGCTTGGGAAGTGGGTAGATGTTGAGGGCTTCGTTGCATCCTTTGATCAGTGAGGAATGCTGTATGGGGCACCAGCTCTGGGTGCCTTTCTCAGTCATCGGAATTTATCACTCCAGGCTGTTCtcctaaaatcattttattttcaaaggtgCTATGTGATCAGGTCTGTAGCACCCATGTGGCGTAATGGAGTGTTgggctgcgactctggagaccagggtttgattcccagcttggccatgaaacccactgggtaacctagggcacatcacactgtctcagcctcggaaacacaatggcaaacttcccctgaacaaaGGAAACCCCAGGACAGATTCGCCGTAGAGTtcccataagtctgaaatgatttgaaggccccaaacaacaacaaattggaacTACGCTCTTCTTTACCGCATCTTCAGCATGTTTCTGGTATTATAGCCTTTCACGCTAATATTTTATCACTCACAGCAGTTGGCAGTGTCCACCCAGTACCAACcagtgtgcgcacacacatagatgccttccccccccccccacataaatataaattaagaAAAAGGCAGGGTATAGTTTGAATGAATAAATCATGTAACTATCAGTAGAATTAAAAGTGGGTAAAAGCATGaccatgaaaaagaaaaacaacagataGAGACAATACAGCACAGCTTTCTCCACAAGCAATCAGTCCTCCAAGTTCTACTGACATAAAACAGTCTTCACCTGCCTTTAGAAGGACACCATGGAGCTTAGCCTCCCTAGGAATGGAGTTTTGGAGCCTGGGGGCTGCGACTGAGAAGGCCCTGTGTCCCTTGTTCCCCCTAGATCAGTGGCTCTCAATCTTCCTAATACCTCAacactttaatacagttcctcatgttgtggagatccccaactataaaattgcagggtctcggttcctaagaccatcggaaatatgggttttccgatggtcttagacAACTCCTAtcaaagggtcatttgaccccgaAAGTgattgcgacccacaggttgagaactgctgccctAGATATTGCTGTGAAGGTgctggaacagagagaagggcctcccctgaagatctcaTGACATACACAGACTCACATAGGCAGTGTACGGTTTTTCAGAAAACCTGGACCTGAGGTACAATCCATTTGGAAGGTCAAGAAGAGGTAGGAATGGCAGAGGAAGGTATTCATTCTTAGGGTGGAAGAATAGAGCGGACATCAAGCAAGAGTGAGTGGGAGAGAGTTGTGGGGAGGCAGAAACACCATTCACCGTATTCCCTTCTTCTGTCCCTCTTGCCAGGTCCACCGGCTTTACCGTGGCGGAGGCGGAAGCTTTCAGAAAGCTCAGACTGAGTGGCAGAGCGGCTTGTGGAAGAACCCTCCGACCCGGGAGGCTCAGTTCAATAACTTCTCGGGAAACAGCCTCCCCGAGTACCCCACCGTCCCCAACTACCCAGGCGGAAACCGATGGCCTTGATCTCCCTCCTCGGACTGACTGCCCAGATGGGTTCTTTTGGGTTGttttgggaggaggggagggggatgtcTCATTTCTCGTTCCTTACTGGTTCATTTTGGGGTGGGCATGCAAGAGGATTGATGTACATTTTCCCGTGTGCCTTCTCCCTCGTTGCcaatccttgttttgttttgtttaaatctgTTCTCCCCTCTTGATGATCACAGATGATGTGAAATCCTCTAGTCT includes the following:
- the SCAMP4 gene encoding secretory carrier-associated membrane protein 4, with the translated sequence MAEKVNNFPPLPKFIPLKPCFYQNFADEIPIDHQNLVKRIYHLWMFYCITLGVNLIACLAWWIGGGSGVNFGLAILWIILFSPCSYVCWFRPVYKAFRSDSSFNFMVFFFVFSAQFVLAVIQAIGISGWGACGWLAAVTFFSTNVGAAVIMLFPAIMFTMSALAMFVCLLRVHRLYRGGGGSFQKAQTEWQSGLWKNPPTREAQFNNFSGNSLPEYPTVPNYPGGNRWP